The region GTCGTGTTGCTCAGTCTCTACGCGAACACATCAAGATCCACGGTATGGAAGAGCACTTCGGTGAAGTTCTTGTTCCTACTGAAGAAGTGGTTGAGATGCGTGCTGGTCAACGCCGTAAGAGTGAACGCAAATTCTTCCCTGGCTATGTGCTTGTGCAAATGGTTATGAACGATGAATCATGGCACTTAGTACGTAGCGTGCCACGTGTGATGGGTTTCATCGGTGGTACTTCTGATCGTCCAGCACCAATTACTGATAAAGAAGCTGACGCGATTCTGAACCGTCTTGAAAAAGCAAGTGAAGCTCCTCGTCCTAAAACTATGTTTGAAGCGGGTGAAGTGGTTCGTGTTAACGAAGGTCCATTTGCTGACTTTAACGGTACAGTTGAAGAAGTTGACTACGAGAAAAGCCGCCTGAAAGTATCGGTATCGATCTTTGGCCGTGCAACTCCTGTTGAGCTTGAATTTGGTCAAGTTGAAAAACTTGATTAAAAAAACATCTTTTAGTCTTGTTTAAGGCGCGAAATCTGATTATAATTTCGCGCCTTTTTACAGGTCTCTATTGTAAATCGGGGAGCTGATCATAGATTAGCGTTTGAACCCAAATTTTAGGAAATATCATGGCTAAGAAAGTTGAAGCTTATATCAAGCTGCAAGTTGCAGCTGGTATGGCAAACCCAAGTCCACCAGTTGGTCCTGCTCTAGGTCAACGTGGTGTGAACATCATGGAATTCTGTAAAGCGTTCAACGCACGTACAGAATCTCTAGAAAAAGGTCTACCAACTCCAGTTGTTATCACTGTATACAGTGACCGTTCGTTCACATTCGAAACTAAGACTCCACCAGCAGCAGTTCTTCTTAAGAAAGCAGCAGGCATCAAGTCTGGTTCAGGTCGCCCTAACACTAACAAAGTGGGTACAGTAACTGAAGCTCAAATCCAAGAAATCGCAGAAACTAAAGCTGCTGATATGACTGGTGCAGACGTTGAAGCTATGAAGCGTTCTATTGCGGGTACTGCTCGTTCAATGGGCCTAGTGGTAGAGGGTTAATACAATGGCTAAACTAACTAAACGCATGC is a window of Vibrio porteresiae DSM 19223 DNA encoding:
- the nusG gene encoding transcription termination/antitermination protein NusG, whose translation is MSEAPKKRWYVVQAFSGFEGRVAQSLREHIKIHGMEEHFGEVLVPTEEVVEMRAGQRRKSERKFFPGYVLVQMVMNDESWHLVRSVPRVMGFIGGTSDRPAPITDKEADAILNRLEKASEAPRPKTMFEAGEVVRVNEGPFADFNGTVEEVDYEKSRLKVSVSIFGRATPVELEFGQVEKLD
- the rplK gene encoding 50S ribosomal protein L11 codes for the protein MAKKVEAYIKLQVAAGMANPSPPVGPALGQRGVNIMEFCKAFNARTESLEKGLPTPVVITVYSDRSFTFETKTPPAAVLLKKAAGIKSGSGRPNTNKVGTVTEAQIQEIAETKAADMTGADVEAMKRSIAGTARSMGLVVEG